From Stenotrophomonas maltophilia, a single genomic window includes:
- a CDS encoding PAAR domain-containing protein, which translates to MLIVVGDALQTGGSVLTGSPHTDIEGRAVARVGDRVMCARHGPGSIVTGDSTLVIDGQPVARDGDKASCGCALMAGKQQRAHVVAGGGGGGGQAALGALAKVAGIVAPLLKTMPLQTPPFAPPGTPAPEEPAAPQCWVDDHDTRIDRDVDGRYYEAYDVNGDKHDYAFPVSYRIEIPLHAQGEVVVSIKVQPMPQAGVTAAEVTATRARMEQGIDQFWNGRFTLDIHDPQCGTRSFPLRYEVRWVQGGSDYKLIIHRSYDREQVEFPDIDVSVSTTPWTFAHEFAHTLGVPDEYSYNDPDEETVRYLQPDGTLDPEVLVAVPDSRALSDPSATIMNSVDCAVTLPRHAWNIAREIRELLSRQIGREITCTVK; encoded by the coding sequence ATGCTGATCGTGGTAGGTGACGCCCTGCAGACGGGCGGTTCGGTACTGACAGGTTCCCCGCACACCGATATCGAAGGCCGCGCCGTGGCACGCGTCGGCGATCGGGTGATGTGCGCCCGGCACGGGCCCGGCTCGATCGTGACCGGTGACAGCACCCTGGTCATCGACGGCCAGCCGGTCGCCCGCGACGGCGACAAGGCCAGCTGCGGCTGCGCGCTGATGGCGGGCAAGCAGCAGCGGGCGCATGTCGTCGCCGGTGGTGGGGGTGGTGGTGGGCAGGCCGCGCTGGGTGCGCTGGCCAAGGTGGCGGGCATCGTGGCGCCGCTGCTGAAGACGATGCCGTTGCAGACGCCGCCGTTCGCACCGCCCGGCACGCCCGCGCCGGAAGAGCCGGCGGCGCCGCAGTGCTGGGTGGACGATCACGATACCCGGATCGATCGCGATGTGGACGGACGCTATTACGAGGCGTACGACGTCAACGGTGACAAGCACGATTACGCCTTCCCGGTCAGCTACCGCATCGAAATCCCGCTGCATGCGCAGGGCGAGGTGGTGGTGTCGATCAAGGTGCAGCCGATGCCACAGGCCGGGGTCACCGCGGCCGAAGTGACCGCGACGCGGGCACGCATGGAGCAGGGAATCGATCAGTTCTGGAATGGCCGCTTCACCCTGGACATACACGACCCGCAGTGCGGTACCCGCAGTTTCCCGCTCCGCTACGAAGTGCGCTGGGTGCAGGGCGGCAGCGACTACAAATTGATCATCCACCGCAGCTACGACCGCGAGCAGGTCGAGTTTCCGGATATCGACGTCTCGGTATCAACAACGCCGTGGACCTTCGCCCACGAGTTCGCCCATACGCTGGGCGTGCCCGACGAGTATTCCTACAATGATCCGGACGAGGAAACCGTGCGCTACCTCCAGCCCGACGGTACCCTCGATCCGGAAGTGCTGGTTGCCGTTCCTGATTCGCGCGCGCTGTCCGACCCGTCAGCCACCATCATGAATTCGGTCGACTGCGCCGTGACCCTGCCGCGACATGCCTGGAACATCGCGCGCGAGATACGCGAGCTGCTGAGCCGCCAGATCGGCCGGGAGATAACATGCACCGTCAAGTGA
- a CDS encoding GNAT family N-acetyltransferase translates to MPLSVRDARPDDAAACIDLRGRTRENAFSAAQLAELGITAESWAAGIAHGESIGRIAWEGERMVGYCFADRASGEVLVLALLPDYEGRGIGRQLLQEVVSLTRDAGHQRLFLACSADPRSRSHGFYRRLGWRPTGELDEAGDEILELR, encoded by the coding sequence ATGCCCCTCTCCGTGCGCGATGCCCGCCCCGACGATGCCGCCGCGTGCATCGACCTGCGCGGGCGTACCCGCGAGAACGCCTTCAGTGCCGCGCAGCTGGCGGAGCTGGGCATTACCGCGGAAAGCTGGGCGGCCGGCATCGCCCACGGCGAATCGATCGGCCGCATCGCCTGGGAAGGCGAGCGCATGGTGGGCTACTGCTTCGCCGACCGCGCCAGCGGCGAGGTGCTAGTGCTGGCGCTGCTGCCGGACTACGAGGGCCGTGGCATCGGCCGCCAGCTGCTGCAGGAGGTGGTCAGCCTGACCCGCGATGCCGGCCACCAACGCTTGTTCCTGGCCTGCTCGGCCGATCCGCGCTCACGCTCGCATGGCTTCTACCGCCGCCTGGGCTGGCGCCCCACCGGTGAGCTCGATGAGGCCGGTGACGAGATCCTGGAACTGCGCTGA
- a CDS encoding LysR family transcriptional regulator ArgP has translation MRIDHAQLRALAAVIREGSFDRAAQSLNVTPSAISQRVKALEDRVGRLLVKRGTPATATAEGQVLVQLAEQTALLEHDALHRMGLADEDLPQASIPVAVNHDSLETWFPQAASQFAQSTGTTLDLRVEDQDHTVELLRQGTVLGAVTTLDEPVQGCQIHALGSIRYAATCTPEFRERHFAKGVTAQALAQAPVLVFNRKDEMQSRFARRMAGDDLPSTAPTWWIPSTRAFVQANLGGMGWTMNPLPLVKRHLDAGRLVYVRQRAWEDVPLYWQHWKGDVQTMALLTRAVLDASSALIRRKR, from the coding sequence ATGCGTATCGACCATGCCCAGCTGCGCGCCTTGGCCGCGGTGATCCGCGAAGGCAGCTTCGACCGCGCCGCACAGTCGCTGAATGTCACCCCTTCGGCCATCTCGCAGCGGGTCAAGGCGCTGGAGGACCGGGTCGGCCGCCTGCTGGTCAAGCGCGGCACCCCGGCCACCGCCACCGCCGAGGGCCAGGTACTGGTGCAGCTGGCCGAACAGACCGCCCTGCTCGAACACGACGCGCTGCACCGGATGGGCCTGGCCGACGAGGACCTGCCCCAGGCCAGCATTCCGGTGGCGGTGAACCACGACAGCCTGGAGACCTGGTTCCCGCAGGCCGCCTCGCAGTTCGCGCAGAGCACCGGCACCACCCTGGACCTGCGCGTGGAGGACCAGGACCACACCGTGGAACTGCTGCGCCAGGGCACGGTGCTGGGCGCGGTGACCACCCTGGACGAGCCGGTGCAGGGCTGCCAGATCCACGCGCTGGGCAGCATCCGCTACGCCGCGACCTGCACCCCGGAGTTCCGCGAGCGCCACTTCGCCAAGGGCGTGACCGCGCAGGCACTGGCGCAGGCGCCGGTGCTGGTGTTCAACCGCAAGGATGAGATGCAGTCGCGCTTTGCCCGGCGCATGGCCGGCGACGACCTGCCGAGCACCGCGCCGACCTGGTGGATTCCCTCCACCCGCGCCTTCGTGCAGGCCAACCTGGGCGGCATGGGCTGGACCATGAACCCGCTGCCGCTGGTCAAGCGGCATCTGGACGCCGGCCGCCTGGTCTACGTGCGGCAGCGCGCGTGGGAAGACGTGCCGCTGTACTGGCAGCACTGGAAGGGTGACGTGCAGACCATGGCGCTGCTGACCCGCGCGGTGCTGGACGCCTCCTCGGCGCTGATCCGGCGCAAGCGCTGA
- a CDS encoding LysE/ArgO family amino acid transporter has translation MFSVISASTGLGAWFSGAATGIGLFAVVGAQSAFILRQGILRKHIVPVVATCAAIDAIFIFASVAGLRTLTSALPWLTTAVLWTGVAFLAWYAMKSARRAIAGGGGMGEADSDDGSRRAVLMAAVGFSLINPHFWLDMMVIGSIAENFGNARMAFAAGVVTASCLWLTAQGLGARLLAPLFTKPSTWRVLDGTIAVILSILALTLAVRGVH, from the coding sequence ATGTTCTCGGTCATCTCCGCCAGCACCGGCCTCGGTGCCTGGTTCTCTGGTGCAGCTACCGGCATCGGCCTGTTCGCCGTGGTCGGGGCCCAGAGCGCCTTCATTCTGCGCCAGGGCATCCTGCGCAAGCACATCGTGCCGGTGGTTGCCACCTGCGCGGCCATCGATGCCATCTTCATCTTCGCCAGCGTGGCCGGCCTGCGCACGCTCACCTCGGCGCTGCCGTGGCTGACCACCGCTGTGCTGTGGACCGGCGTGGCGTTCCTGGCCTGGTATGCGATGAAGTCGGCACGCCGTGCGATCGCCGGAGGCGGCGGCATGGGCGAGGCTGACAGCGATGACGGCAGCCGCCGTGCGGTACTGATGGCCGCGGTCGGTTTCTCGCTGATCAACCCGCACTTCTGGCTGGACATGATGGTGATCGGCTCGATTGCCGAGAACTTCGGCAATGCCCGCATGGCGTTCGCCGCCGGCGTGGTCACCGCCAGCTGCCTGTGGCTGACCGCGCAGGGCCTGGGCGCGCGCCTGCTGGCGCCGCTGTTCACCAAGCCCAGTACCTGGCGCGTGCTGGACGGCACCATCGCCGTGATCCTCAGCATCCTGGCCCTCACGTTGGCGGTGCGCGGGGTCCATTGA
- a CDS encoding alpha/beta hydrolase family protein yields MRRIVLAVVLGAVSGGAAAATLDLDRFLRQESFTDIKISPGGEYVAATVPLEAGTALAIYRIADMKMVGSFRPPRNDHAHTFDWVSNERLLVGMAQKLGLLDRPTPTGELFGINANGKGGELLVGYRVADQSLGTNIKVKPAGMVAAYLSDELKDDDRNVLVTVVPFVGNSHAQIERMDVMTGRRNAVARAPVADAHFTTDEQGEVRFARAAVTDGTQKLYYRAGSNSEWILLNDEALSKRIEVPLGFSADGRLAYLQVEQAEGPDAIVSWDPQSNERRTVLRDETADPSRIIRRPGSRVPVGALFLGGAPRTAFFDDASDEARLYRSLEAGLGGPVYITSSTRDGRTVLVESWSGRNPGDFYLYDTVGKSARHLISRSDWVDPALTAEVRPISVKARDGRPLHGFLTVPHGRQARALPMVVLPHGGPIGVSDQGAYEAETQMLAAAGYAVLQVNFRGSSGYGRAHMQAARKQWGLSMQDDVTDATRWAIEQGVADKDRICIYGASYGAYAAMMGAVREPGLYQCAAGYVGIYDLPLMYARGDIQSDESGLAYLRNWLGSPNELAERSPVNLAGQVRVPVFLAAGGQDQRAPIVHSERMEAALKKAGSPVESLYVKNEGHGFYNLANQRTYYSRLLAFLSRSLGGATAGEAAPAGSGKAP; encoded by the coding sequence ATGCGCAGGATTGTGCTGGCTGTGGTGCTGGGGGCTGTATCGGGCGGGGCAGCGGCGGCGACGCTGGATCTGGATCGTTTCCTGCGGCAGGAATCGTTCACCGACATCAAGATTTCGCCGGGCGGAGAGTACGTTGCCGCCACGGTACCGCTGGAAGCCGGGACGGCACTGGCGATCTATCGCATTGCCGACATGAAGATGGTCGGCAGCTTCCGTCCGCCACGCAACGACCATGCCCATACCTTCGACTGGGTCAGCAACGAGCGGTTGCTGGTGGGCATGGCGCAGAAACTCGGGCTGCTGGACCGGCCCACGCCGACCGGCGAGCTGTTCGGCATCAATGCCAACGGCAAGGGCGGTGAGCTGCTGGTCGGGTACCGGGTTGCCGACCAGAGCCTGGGTACCAACATCAAGGTCAAGCCGGCGGGCATGGTCGCTGCGTACCTCAGCGACGAACTGAAGGACGACGACCGCAACGTGCTGGTCACTGTGGTTCCCTTCGTCGGCAACTCGCATGCGCAGATCGAACGCATGGACGTGATGACCGGTCGCCGCAACGCGGTGGCGCGCGCGCCTGTTGCCGATGCGCACTTCACCACCGATGAGCAGGGCGAGGTGCGTTTCGCGCGCGCTGCCGTCACCGATGGAACGCAGAAGCTCTACTACCGGGCGGGCAGCAACAGCGAGTGGATCCTGCTCAACGACGAGGCCCTGAGCAAGCGCATCGAAGTGCCGCTCGGTTTCTCGGCCGATGGTCGCCTGGCCTATCTGCAGGTCGAGCAGGCGGAAGGGCCCGACGCGATTGTCAGCTGGGACCCGCAGAGCAATGAGCGGCGCACCGTGCTGCGCGATGAGACCGCCGATCCGTCACGCATCATCCGCCGCCCGGGCAGCCGCGTGCCGGTGGGGGCGCTGTTCCTTGGCGGCGCGCCGCGAACGGCGTTCTTCGATGACGCCTCGGACGAAGCACGCCTCTACCGCAGCCTTGAAGCGGGCCTGGGAGGGCCGGTCTACATCACCTCCAGCACGCGCGATGGCAGGACCGTGCTGGTGGAGAGCTGGTCAGGCCGCAATCCGGGTGACTTCTATCTGTATGACACGGTGGGCAAGAGCGCCCGGCACCTGATCAGCCGCAGCGACTGGGTCGACCCGGCGCTGACCGCCGAGGTCCGCCCGATCAGCGTCAAGGCACGCGATGGTCGCCCGCTGCATGGCTTCCTTACGGTCCCGCACGGGCGCCAGGCGCGTGCGCTGCCGATGGTGGTGCTGCCGCACGGTGGGCCGATCGGTGTTTCCGACCAGGGCGCCTACGAGGCCGAGACCCAGATGCTGGCAGCGGCCGGATACGCGGTGCTGCAGGTCAATTTCCGCGGTTCTTCCGGCTATGGCCGGGCGCACATGCAGGCAGCGCGCAAGCAATGGGGGCTGTCGATGCAGGATGACGTCACCGATGCCACGCGCTGGGCCATCGAACAGGGCGTGGCCGACAAGGACCGCATCTGCATCTACGGCGCCAGCTACGGCGCCTATGCGGCGATGATGGGCGCGGTGCGCGAGCCGGGTCTCTACCAGTGTGCGGCCGGTTATGTCGGCATCTACGACTTGCCGCTGATGTATGCCCGGGGCGATATCCAGAGCGATGAATCAGGCCTGGCCTACCTGCGCAACTGGCTGGGATCGCCCAATGAGCTGGCAGAGCGCTCGCCGGTGAACCTGGCCGGGCAAGTGCGCGTGCCGGTATTCCTGGCCGCAGGGGGCCAGGACCAGCGTGCACCGATCGTGCACAGCGAGCGCATGGAGGCGGCGTTGAAGAAGGCCGGATCGCCGGTGGAGAGCCTGTACGTCAAGAACGAAGGGCATGGCTTCTACAACCTGGCCAACCAGCGCACCTACTACAGCAGGCTGCTGGCCTTCCTGTCGCGCAGCCTGGGTGGGGCCACCGCCGGCGAAGCAGCACCGGCCGGCAGCGGCAAGGCACCGTAA
- a CDS encoding alpha/beta hydrolase family protein codes for MKHVMLLAVLLLLCGASHARAAEIALDDYLRRAEFNDIQLSPTGEYLAMTLPLEGATAVAVLRTRTMELVGNFRPPRNNHANSVDWVSDNRLLIGLAEKWGALDVPRSTGELYAMDADGKRGDLLVGYRARPDEPGLVSGRVVEPVAAFLADPLAGDERNVLISLWPFANDTSARLERMDVITGRRVLVSRSPVQRATFTTDNAGVLRFARGAAADNINKLYYRQDDGRWTLLNDEGSSHRIERPIGFSADNHLAYLIVEQSTGPDAVVSWNPQTDERRTLLRDAVVDPASIIYQPGSRVPVGVQFVGATARSAFFDEQSPTARIQRMLEKAFPGQRVSLLSATRDNARILVKVSSGGNPGDWFMFNTATREAAFLTARQRWFDRDGAASVRPIALAARDGLPLHGFLTVPKSSDGRRLPMVVMPHGGPIGEFDDGGFERDNQLLAAAGYAVLQVNFRGSGNYGRAHTQAAAKQWGQAMQDDVTDATRWAIAEGIADPQRICIYGASYGAYSAMMGAVREPALYRCAAGYVGVYDLPLMFKRGDIQDRTSGVNYLNEWLGDPAALAAVSPVNLAARITVPVLLAAGREDTRAPVQHTQRMEAALKQAGVPVEAVYYPREGHGFYGEASQRDYYTRLLAFLSKHLGGANAQVAASVEKAKAP; via the coding sequence ATGAAGCATGTAATGCTGCTCGCCGTCCTGCTGTTGCTGTGCGGTGCCAGCCACGCGCGCGCAGCCGAGATCGCGCTGGACGACTACCTGCGGCGCGCCGAGTTCAACGACATCCAGCTTTCGCCCACCGGCGAGTACCTGGCCATGACCCTGCCTCTGGAAGGGGCAACGGCGGTGGCCGTGCTGCGCACCCGCACAATGGAACTGGTCGGCAATTTCCGGCCGCCGCGCAACAACCACGCCAACAGCGTCGATTGGGTGAGCGACAATCGCCTGCTGATCGGGCTGGCCGAGAAGTGGGGGGCGCTGGATGTGCCGCGCTCCACCGGCGAGCTCTACGCGATGGATGCCGATGGCAAGCGGGGGGATCTTCTGGTCGGTTACCGCGCGCGGCCGGATGAGCCTGGCCTGGTCAGCGGCCGTGTGGTCGAGCCGGTGGCGGCGTTCCTCGCCGATCCGCTGGCCGGAGACGAGCGCAACGTACTGATCTCGCTGTGGCCGTTCGCCAACGACACCAGCGCGCGGCTTGAGCGGATGGACGTCATCACCGGCCGCCGCGTGCTGGTCTCGCGCTCGCCGGTGCAGCGCGCAACGTTCACCACCGACAACGCCGGCGTGCTGCGCTTTGCCCGCGGCGCCGCCGCGGACAACATCAACAAGCTCTACTACCGGCAGGACGATGGGCGCTGGACCCTGCTCAACGACGAGGGCAGCAGCCACCGCATCGAACGCCCCATCGGTTTTTCCGCCGACAACCACCTGGCCTACCTCATCGTCGAACAGTCCACCGGCCCGGATGCGGTGGTCAGCTGGAATCCACAGACCGACGAGCGGCGAACCCTGCTGCGCGACGCAGTGGTCGACCCGGCCTCGATCATCTACCAGCCGGGCAGCCGTGTGCCGGTCGGCGTGCAGTTCGTGGGAGCGACCGCGCGCAGCGCGTTCTTCGACGAGCAGTCGCCCACCGCGCGGATCCAGCGCATGCTTGAGAAGGCTTTCCCCGGGCAGCGGGTCAGCCTGCTGTCGGCCACCCGTGACAACGCGCGCATCCTGGTCAAGGTCAGTTCGGGCGGCAATCCCGGCGACTGGTTCATGTTCAATACCGCCACCCGGGAAGCGGCGTTCCTGACCGCGCGCCAGCGCTGGTTCGACCGCGACGGAGCCGCCAGCGTGCGTCCGATCGCCCTGGCTGCGCGCGATGGCCTGCCGTTGCACGGCTTCCTGACCGTACCCAAAAGCAGTGACGGCCGCCGCCTGCCGATGGTGGTGATGCCGCACGGCGGGCCCATCGGTGAATTCGATGATGGTGGCTTCGAGCGGGACAACCAGCTGCTAGCTGCAGCCGGCTATGCGGTGCTGCAGGTCAATTTCCGCGGGTCGGGCAACTATGGTCGCGCCCACACCCAGGCTGCGGCCAAGCAATGGGGCCAGGCCATGCAGGATGACGTGACCGACGCCACCCGCTGGGCCATTGCCGAAGGCATCGCCGACCCGCAGCGCATCTGCATCTATGGCGCCAGCTACGGCGCGTACTCGGCCATGATGGGCGCCGTGCGTGAGCCGGCGTTGTACCGGTGCGCCGCAGGCTATGTGGGCGTGTACGACCTGCCGCTGATGTTCAAGCGCGGTGATATCCAGGACCGCACTTCGGGCGTGAACTACCTGAATGAGTGGCTCGGCGATCCCGCGGCGCTGGCAGCGGTCTCGCCGGTGAACCTGGCGGCCCGGATCACGGTGCCGGTGCTGCTGGCGGCCGGGCGCGAAGACACGCGTGCGCCGGTGCAGCACACGCAGCGGATGGAAGCGGCCCTGAAGCAGGCCGGGGTGCCGGTGGAAGCGGTGTACTACCCGCGCGAAGGGCATGGCTTCTACGGCGAAGCCAGCCAGCGCGACTACTACACGCGCCTGCTGGCGTTCCTGTCGAAGCACCTGGGCGGGGCGAACGCCCAGGTTGCAGCATCAGTGGAAAAGGCCAAGGCGCCCTGA
- a CDS encoding peptide MFS transporter, with protein MTVAATASDDFLGHPKGVYVCFFTEMWERFSFYGMKALLLLYLTKYHLFGDKAGLDLLGAYGGLVYCIPVFGGMLADRWLGMRRAVLFGGILLVLGHLGMAFEGHAAYRVNGEVVRDTSALAVTYLSLALIIMGVGFLKPNISTIVGKLYAKDDPRRDSGFSLFYAGINLGALFSSLVCGFLGEAYGWKYGFGAAGIGMLAGLAMFLWGQKYLQGHAEPPQPAALRQKVLGLPREWLIYLCAVLGVLPVAWLMWAAGNGAFALGGEISLALMLMLVVLGGVLVWFAWFTGTKCTPVQRQQMIALMVLIFMALVFFTMYEQSYGSWVTFTDRLLTKDIVPSLVITGGTPLPWSIISLLLAPLGFVVSARLSERRPGSAAPRAFFIGIVALMLVLLVRDCLVIPQTAGSLTYLGGLFLVLLAPAFAALWTWMDRRGWEPGKPVKSAWGLVIGALSFVPLALAAQQVGATGEMASVWWLVLAYFLLASGEMCLSPVGLSAVTQLAVPRVMSLMMGTWFLATAFSETLAALFGKLAAIDVPEGESLDMVAAAGAYAHLFWLLMWIGLGCALAAFIAAPLLKRMMHGVK; from the coding sequence ATGACCGTTGCCGCTACCGCCTCCGACGACTTCCTGGGCCATCCCAAGGGCGTCTACGTCTGCTTCTTCACCGAGATGTGGGAGCGCTTCTCCTTCTACGGCATGAAGGCGCTGCTGCTGCTCTACCTCACCAAGTACCACCTGTTCGGCGACAAGGCCGGGCTGGACCTGCTCGGCGCCTACGGCGGGCTGGTTTACTGCATCCCGGTGTTCGGCGGCATGCTGGCCGACCGCTGGCTGGGCATGCGCCGGGCGGTGCTGTTCGGCGGCATCCTGCTGGTGCTCGGCCACCTGGGCATGGCCTTCGAGGGCCATGCCGCGTACCGGGTGAACGGCGAAGTGGTGCGCGACACCTCGGCGCTGGCGGTGACCTACCTGTCGCTGGCGCTGATCATCATGGGCGTGGGCTTCCTGAAGCCGAACATCTCGACCATCGTCGGCAAGCTCTACGCCAAGGACGACCCGCGCCGTGACTCGGGCTTCTCGCTGTTCTACGCCGGCATCAACCTGGGCGCGCTGTTCTCCTCGCTGGTGTGCGGCTTCCTCGGTGAGGCCTACGGCTGGAAGTACGGCTTCGGCGCCGCCGGCATCGGCATGCTGGCCGGCCTGGCGATGTTCCTGTGGGGCCAGAAATACCTGCAGGGCCATGCCGAACCGCCGCAGCCGGCCGCGCTGAGGCAGAAGGTGCTGGGCCTGCCCCGCGAATGGCTCATCTATCTGTGCGCGGTGCTCGGTGTGCTGCCGGTGGCGTGGCTGATGTGGGCCGCCGGCAACGGCGCCTTCGCGCTGGGCGGTGAAATCAGCCTGGCGCTGATGCTGATGCTGGTGGTGCTGGGCGGCGTGCTGGTCTGGTTCGCCTGGTTCACCGGCACGAAGTGCACGCCGGTACAGCGCCAGCAGATGATCGCGCTGATGGTGCTGATCTTCATGGCGCTGGTGTTCTTCACGATGTACGAGCAGTCGTATGGCTCGTGGGTGACCTTCACCGACCGCCTGCTGACCAAGGACATCGTGCCGTCGCTGGTAATCACCGGCGGCACCCCGTTGCCGTGGTCGATCATCTCGCTGCTGCTGGCACCGCTGGGCTTCGTGGTCAGCGCGCGGTTGTCCGAGCGGCGCCCCGGTTCGGCCGCACCACGTGCGTTCTTCATCGGCATCGTGGCACTGATGCTGGTGCTGCTGGTGCGCGACTGCCTGGTGATTCCGCAGACCGCCGGTTCGCTGACCTACCTCGGCGGCCTGTTCCTGGTGCTGCTGGCACCGGCCTTCGCCGCGTTGTGGACGTGGATGGACCGCCGCGGCTGGGAGCCGGGCAAGCCGGTGAAGTCGGCATGGGGCCTGGTGATCGGTGCGCTGTCGTTCGTGCCGCTGGCGCTGGCGGCGCAGCAGGTCGGCGCCACCGGTGAGATGGCCAGCGTGTGGTGGCTGGTGCTGGCTTACTTCCTGCTGGCCAGCGGCGAGATGTGCCTGTCGCCGGTCGGCCTTTCCGCCGTGACCCAGCTGGCCGTGCCTCGGGTGATGAGCCTGATGATGGGCACCTGGTTCCTGGCCACCGCATTCTCGGAAACGCTGGCGGCGCTGTTCGGCAAGCTGGCGGCCATCGATGTGCCGGAAGGCGAATCACTCGACATGGTGGCTGCCGCCGGTGCCTACGCACACCTGTTCTGGCTGCTGATGTGGATTGGCCTGGGCTGTGCGTTGGCCGCCTTCATCGCTGCGCCGCTGCTGAAGCGGATGATGCACGGGGTGAAGTAA
- a CDS encoding DUF1624 domain-containing protein: MASPSSPRLASIDQLRGTVMLLMLLDHVRETFFLQHQVGDPMDAASVSPALFACRLLAHLCAPVFVLLTGLSAWLYGQRQADPRRAIAAFLLKRGLFLVVLELTLVNFAWTFQFPPDTLYLQVIWAIGLSMIALAGLLWLPRPALLVLGVLLVAGHNLFDGVRVEGDGVLAVLWKVLHQRDWIDTGVVRLRTSYPVLPWIGVIVLGYLMGPWFARDRDPAQRQRWLLWAGLSVLALFALLRFANQYGDAPWQYQTSTLRTWMSVFNITKYPPSLQFLLLTLGVGLLLLRLYEWPPVARALRPLADIGAAPMFFYLLHLYVLKLLYVAALATWGPTHGSLYALDSVAGLLLVACALAVAMYPPTLLFGRFKARRRDLAWLRYL, translated from the coding sequence GTGGCTTCTCCTTCCTCCCCTCGGCTGGCCTCCATCGACCAGCTGCGCGGCACCGTCATGCTGCTGATGCTGCTCGACCACGTGCGCGAGACCTTTTTCCTGCAGCACCAGGTCGGCGACCCGATGGATGCGGCCAGCGTATCCCCTGCCCTGTTCGCTTGCCGCCTGCTGGCCCATCTGTGCGCCCCGGTGTTCGTGCTGCTCACAGGCCTGTCGGCGTGGCTGTATGGCCAGCGCCAGGCCGACCCGCGCCGCGCGATCGCCGCCTTCCTGCTCAAGCGCGGCCTGTTCCTGGTGGTGCTGGAACTGACCCTGGTCAACTTCGCCTGGACCTTCCAGTTCCCGCCGGACACGCTGTACCTGCAGGTGATCTGGGCCATTGGCCTGAGCATGATCGCGCTGGCCGGCCTGCTGTGGCTGCCGCGCCCGGCGCTGCTGGTGCTGGGCGTGCTGCTGGTGGCCGGCCATAACCTGTTCGATGGCGTGCGCGTGGAAGGCGACGGCGTGCTGGCCGTGCTGTGGAAAGTGCTGCACCAGCGCGACTGGATCGACACCGGCGTCGTGCGCCTGCGCACGTCCTACCCGGTACTGCCGTGGATCGGGGTGATCGTGCTGGGCTACCTGATGGGGCCGTGGTTCGCGCGCGACCGCGACCCGGCGCAGCGCCAGCGCTGGCTGCTGTGGGCAGGCCTCAGCGTGCTGGCCCTGTTCGCGCTGCTGCGGTTCGCCAACCAGTATGGGGATGCCCCGTGGCAGTACCAGACCAGCACGCTGCGCACGTGGATGAGCGTGTTCAACATCACCAAGTACCCGCCGTCATTGCAGTTCCTGCTGCTGACCCTGGGCGTGGGCCTGTTGCTGCTGCGCTTGTACGAATGGCCGCCAGTGGCCCGCGCCCTGCGCCCGCTGGCCGACATCGGAGCGGCGCCGATGTTCTTCTACCTGCTGCACCTGTACGTGCTGAAGCTGCTGTACGTGGCTGCGCTGGCTACGTGGGGCCCCACCCACGGCAGCCTGTACGCGCTGGATTCGGTGGCCGGCCTGCTGCTGGTGGCCTGCGCGCTGGCGGTGGCGATGTACCCGCCGACGCTGCTGTTCGGCCGGTTCAAGGCCCGCCGCCGCGACCTGGCTTGGCTGCGCTACCTGTAG